The Terriglobia bacterium genome includes a region encoding these proteins:
- a CDS encoding glycerol-3-phosphate dehydrogenase/oxidase — protein sequence MRDQSHRRRSLDGESFDIAMVGGGINGVAMARQCAAAGRRTLLVEQHDFASGTTSRSTRIIHGGLRYLEHGEIGLVRESLRERERLLRTKPHLVRPMRFLLALPAGRRSALEVRFGLWLYRRFTHGRHAARPGNDIAQLERTLDHGERWSVFDYDDAQCEFPERLVAEWLGEALAAGAEARNYTQALQVEVADGRVRGLRLRDRLDGTEFRIEAKWVINASGPWADGVARCAGIRNLRMVGGVRGSHLVLPRFPGAPQSAVYTEAMDGRPIFVIPWNGELLVGTTEVDDTGDPGRTQPSEAEIDYLLASAQRLFPAVALGRDEIRYATAGVRPLPFSPGNPLAAITRRHVLHDHRDDGVAGMISVIGGKLTTAAAVARECARKIGIEVAEPQFDAVAQAGEVESAVSACLGKGGAGGQVTAEMARAAVSWFGHAGVDVVRSAATDARLSAPICDGSLHMVAEAVHALRNERAVTLGDVLLRRVPVALAGGWSKEQTRQAAERIGAAAGWSGERVGCEVEKFENEREQFLVKVGQAVSVSSA from the coding sequence GTGCGGGATCAGAGCCATCGGCGCCGTTCCCTGGACGGCGAAAGTTTTGACATCGCCATGGTCGGCGGCGGAATCAACGGCGTGGCCATGGCGCGCCAGTGCGCCGCTGCCGGCCGGCGCACCCTGCTCGTCGAACAGCACGACTTCGCTTCCGGCACCACCAGCCGGTCCACCAGAATTATTCACGGCGGTTTGCGTTATCTGGAGCACGGCGAGATCGGGCTGGTGCGGGAATCGCTGCGCGAGCGCGAGCGCCTGCTGCGCACGAAACCACACCTGGTCCGGCCGATGCGGTTCCTGCTGGCGCTGCCGGCCGGAAGGCGCAGTGCGCTCGAGGTCCGCTTCGGATTGTGGCTCTATCGCCGTTTCACGCACGGTCGGCACGCGGCAAGGCCCGGCAACGACATCGCGCAGCTGGAGCGAACGCTCGATCACGGGGAGCGGTGGAGCGTCTTCGATTACGACGACGCGCAGTGCGAGTTCCCCGAACGGCTGGTTGCCGAGTGGCTGGGGGAGGCGCTGGCAGCCGGCGCCGAGGCGCGGAATTATACGCAGGCATTGCAGGTCGAAGTGGCGGACGGGCGCGTGCGGGGGCTGCGGTTGCGCGACCGGCTGGATGGAACCGAATTCCGCATCGAGGCGAAGTGGGTCATCAACGCGAGCGGGCCGTGGGCGGACGGGGTGGCGCGCTGTGCCGGAATCCGCAATTTGCGCATGGTCGGTGGGGTGCGTGGTTCGCACCTGGTGCTGCCGCGATTTCCGGGCGCGCCGCAGAGCGCGGTGTACACCGAAGCCATGGATGGACGGCCGATCTTCGTGATTCCATGGAATGGAGAACTGCTGGTGGGCACGACCGAGGTGGACGACACTGGCGACCCCGGCCGCACCCAGCCGAGCGAGGCGGAAATCGATTACCTGCTGGCATCCGCGCAGCGGCTCTTCCCTGCGGTTGCGCTGGGGCGCGATGAGATTCGCTATGCGACGGCGGGAGTGCGGCCGCTGCCGTTCTCACCGGGCAATCCGCTGGCGGCGATCACGCGCCGGCACGTGCTGCACGACCATCGCGACGACGGAGTCGCGGGAATGATTTCGGTGATCGGGGGCAAGTTGACAACCGCGGCGGCGGTGGCGCGCGAGTGCGCGCGCAAAATCGGGATTGAGGTGGCCGAGCCGCAATTCGATGCCGTGGCCCAGGCCGGCGAAGTGGAGAGCGCGGTGAGCGCTTGTCTGGGCAAAGGGGGCGCGGGCGGGCAGGTGACCGCGGAAATGGCGCGCGCGGCAGTGAGCTGGTTTGGACACGCCGGTGTGGACGTTGTGCGTTCCGCGGCGACAGACGCACGGCTGAGCGCTCCTATTTGCGACGGCTCGCTTCACATGGTTGCCGAAGCCGTGCATGCGCTGCGCAATGAACGCGCGGTCACGCTGGGTGACGTTTTGCTGCGGCGCGTGCCGGTGGCGCTGGCGGGTGGGTGGTCTAAGGAACAGACGCGGCAGGCGGCGGAAAGAATCGGCGCAGCGGCGGGGTGGAGCGGGGAGCGAGTGGGATGCGAGGTTGAGAAATTTGAGAATGAGCGCGAGCAGTTTCTGGTTAAAGTCGGCCAGGCGGTGTCTGTGAG